A window of the Thermodesulfobacteriota bacterium genome harbors these coding sequences:
- the murG gene encoding undecaprenyldiphospho-muramoylpentapeptide beta-N-acetylglucosaminyltransferase, with translation MRLLIAGGGTGGHLFPGVAVAEELLARGPEHAVLFAGTARGLEARVLPPLGLPFATVRAAGLVGAGLGKVFRALGLLALGLGDAAQILRRFRPTACLGVGGYVSFPVVALARLRGVPTAVQEQNAWPGVANRTLARVVRRVYAGDPAAARHLPRAKTRVTGNPLRRSVATPLPYAPPAAGEPARLLILGGSQGARFLNEVVPAALATLGLPAAVWHQAGRGRAEGAARAYGEREGVRVVEFIDDMAAAYGWAQLVIARAGALTVAELASAGRPAVLVPFPHAAGGHQEANARAAEARGAAITVLEAGLAPEALAGRLRGLLGGPATLAAMAAAAAASARRDAAREIVDDLLEMERGEG, from the coding sequence GTGAGGCTCCTCATCGCCGGCGGCGGCACGGGCGGCCACCTCTTCCCCGGGGTGGCGGTGGCCGAGGAGCTCCTGGCCCGGGGCCCGGAGCACGCGGTGCTCTTCGCGGGCACGGCCCGCGGCCTGGAGGCCCGGGTGCTGCCCCCCCTGGGGCTGCCCTTCGCCACGGTTCGGGCCGCGGGGCTCGTGGGGGCGGGCCTGGGCAAGGTCTTTCGGGCCCTGGGCCTCCTGGCCCTGGGCCTGGGGGACGCGGCGCAGATCCTGCGCCGGTTCCGGCCCACGGCCTGTCTCGGGGTGGGGGGCTACGTGAGCTTCCCCGTGGTGGCCCTGGCCCGGCTCCGGGGCGTGCCCACGGCGGTGCAGGAGCAAAACGCCTGGCCGGGGGTGGCCAACCGGACACTGGCCCGGGTGGTGCGCCGGGTCTACGCGGGCGACCCGGCGGCCGCGCGCCACCTGCCCCGGGCCAAGACCCGGGTCACCGGAAACCCCCTGCGCCGCAGCGTGGCGACGCCCCTGCCCTACGCCCCTCCAGCGGCCGGGGAGCCGGCCCGGCTGCTGATCCTGGGGGGAAGCCAGGGTGCCCGGTTCCTCAACGAGGTCGTCCCGGCCGCCCTGGCCACCCTGGGCCTCCCGGCGGCGGTCTGGCACCAGGCGGGGCGGGGCAGGGCCGAGGGTGCCGCCCGAGCCTACGGCGAGCGCGAAGGGGTGCGGGTGGTGGAGTTCATCGACGACATGGCCGCAGCCTACGGCTGGGCCCAGCTCGTGATCGCCCGGGCGGGGGCCCTCACCGTGGCAGAGCTCGCGTCCGCCGGCCGCCCCGCGGTGCTCGTGCCCTTCCCCCACGCCGCGGGAGGCCACCAGGAGGCCAACGCCCGGGCGGCCGAGGCCCGGGGCGCCGCGATCACCGTTCTGGAGGCGGGTCTGGCGCCCGAGGCCCTCGCCGGGCGCCTGCGCGGCCTCCTCGGCGGCCCGGCCACGCTCGCCGCCATGGCCGCCGCCGCCGCCGCCAGCGCGCGCCGCGATGCCGCACGCGAGATCGTGGATGATTTGCTGGAGATGGAACGGGGTGAGGGGTGA
- the ftsW gene encoding putative lipid II flippase FtsW, which yields MDEARRTDWIVLGTALLLTGVGLVLVYSTSSPLAFGREGADPASYLKRSLAYAAVGVTGALVAARIPAPWLRRLAYPALGLATVLLVLPWVPPVGQAINGAHRWVRLGPLGFQPSELAKLALVLFLAHSLAKRGERVRSFGYGYLPHVVLPAVPIGLVLIGPDLGTAVLLAAVVAVTAFAGGVRLRHLAAGLLPVLPLVAYLLWFVPFRRDRILAFLDPWSHAQGAGFQLVQSLLAFGAGGVWGVGLGAGRQKLHYLPEAHTDFILSVWAEERGLVGVALVLALVAVLVWRGYVIAWRQEDPFRRHLATGISTWLGLQAALNALVVTGCLPTKGLPFPFLSYGGTGLVVCLTAAGLLAGLARREAPA from the coding sequence ATGGATGAGGCCCGCCGCACCGACTGGATCGTCCTGGGGACCGCGCTCCTGCTCACCGGCGTGGGGCTCGTGCTCGTCTACTCCACCTCGTCTCCCCTGGCTTTCGGCCGGGAAGGGGCGGACCCGGCGTCCTACCTCAAGCGGTCGCTCGCCTACGCGGCCGTGGGCGTGACCGGCGCCCTCGTGGCCGCCCGCATCCCGGCGCCGTGGCTGCGCCGGCTCGCCTATCCGGCCCTGGGGCTCGCCACGGTGCTCCTGGTGCTCCCCTGGGTGCCCCCCGTGGGACAGGCCATCAACGGCGCCCACCGGTGGGTGCGCCTGGGCCCCCTGGGCTTCCAGCCCTCCGAGCTGGCGAAGCTCGCCCTGGTCCTCTTCCTGGCCCACAGCCTGGCCAAGCGGGGGGAACGGGTGCGCTCCTTCGGCTACGGGTACCTGCCCCACGTGGTGCTCCCGGCGGTTCCCATCGGGCTGGTGCTCATCGGGCCCGACCTGGGCACGGCGGTGCTCCTGGCCGCCGTGGTCGCGGTGACGGCGTTCGCAGGGGGCGTGCGGCTGCGTCACCTGGCGGCGGGGCTCCTCCCGGTGCTGCCGCTGGTGGCGTACCTCTTGTGGTTCGTCCCCTTTCGGCGGGACCGGATCCTGGCCTTCCTCGACCCCTGGAGTCACGCCCAAGGGGCGGGGTTCCAGCTCGTCCAGAGCCTGCTCGCCTTCGGGGCGGGGGGGGTGTGGGGGGTCGGGCTGGGCGCCGGGCGACAGAAGCTCCACTACCTCCCCGAGGCCCACACGGACTTCATCCTGAGCGTGTGGGCCGAGGAGAGGGGGCTGGTGGGGGTGGCCCTGGTGCTCGCCCTGGTGGCCGTGCTGGTCTGGAGGGGCTACGTCATCGCGTGGCGGCAGGAAGACCCCTTCCGGCGCCACCTGGCCACCGGCATCAGCACCTGGCTCGGGCTCCAGGCGGCCCTTAATGCCCTGGTGGTGACCGGGTGTCTGCCCACCAAGGGCCTGCCCTTTCCCTTCCTCTCCTACGGGGGCACGGGCCTGGTGGTGTGCCTGACGGCCGCGGGGCTCCTGGCCGGGCTCGCCCGGCGGGAGGCGCCGGCGTGA